The genomic stretch ATCGACGTCAACATCTCGAACCTCGCCGGCGTGCCGAGCGTGGTGTACGGCCTCCTGGGGCTGGGGGTGTTCGTCACCTACCTCGGCCAGCCGACGGGGACCGTCGCCATCGGCGGCGCGACACTCGGACTGCTCATCCTGCCCATCGTCATCATCTCCTCGCGAGAGGCTATCCGGAGCGTCCCGAACGACCAGCGACAGGCCTCCTACGGGATGGGCGCGACGAAGTGGCAGACCGTCCGGCGCGTCGTGCTCCCGCGAGCGTTCCCCGGCATCCTGACGGGGACCATCCTCGCGCTCGGGCGCGCCATCGGCGAGACCGCGCCGCTCATCATGATCGGCGCACCCAGCGTCATCTTCTCGCTTCCGACGGAGTTCTCCGCGAAGGCGAGCGCGATGCCCCTGCAGGTGTTCGCGTGGGCGAGCCTCTTCGCCAGCGACGACTTCTACACCAAGGCGGTGCCGGCAGGCGTCGTCGTACTCGTGAGCGTGCTGCTCGCGATGAACTCCATCGCGATCGTGCTCCGAAACAAGTACCAGACCGACGGATAATCGACAACCATGAGCGACAAAGAGACACAGACGATGGCCGAATCGACAGCCGGTGAATCGGCGGACCCGACCGAAGAGGACATGCTCGTCCAGACGGACGTGAGCGAGAGCGTCGAACAGGCTCGACGCCCCCCGGCGAAGACCGTCATCCGCGCCGAGGGCATCGACGTCTACTACAACGACGTGCAGGCGCTCGACGGCATCTCGATGGAGATCCCCGAGAACCGCGTCACCGCGATGATCGGGCCGTCGGGGTGTGGGAAGTCGACGTTCCTCCGGTGTGTCAACCGGATGAACGACCTCGTCGACGCCGCGAGAGTGGAAGGAAACCTCTACCTGCGCGGGAAGAACGTCTACGACGACGACGTCGACCCCGTCGCCCTTCGGCGACGCGTCGGGATGGTCTTCCAGAAGCCGAACCCCTTCCCGAAGAGCATCTACGACAACGTCGCGTACGGCCTCGAGATTCAGAACAAGGAGGGCGACTACGACGCCATCGTCGAGGAGTCGCTCAAGCGGGCGGCGCTGTGGGACGAAGTCAAGGACAAACTCGACGAGTCCGGCCTCGACCTCTCGGGCGGCCAGCAACAGCGGCTCTGTATCGCCCGCGCGATCGCGCCGGACCCCGAGGTCATCCTGATGGACGAACCTGCGTCCGCGCTGGACCCCATCGCCACCTCGAAGATCGAAGACCTCATCGCGGACCTCGCCGAGGAGTACACGGTCGTCATCGTGACGCACAACATGCAGCAGGCCGCCCGCATCTCGGACAAGACCGCCGTCTTCCTCACCGGGGGCGAACTCGTCGAGTTCGACGACACCCAGAAGATCTTCGAGAACCCCGAAAGCCAGCGCGTCGAGGACTACATCACCGGCAAGTTCGGGTAGGGACTCGCGCGCTCGCTGTCGCTTCGCCACCCCCGCCCGACGTCTCCGAGTCGCCGTCGTACTGACACCGAACCAAACAGTAATCCACCCTTCCAGAGAAGTATCGACCATGCCTCGTGACGCGTACCAAGACGCTCTCGAGACGCTCCGTGCGGACGTCGTGGCGTTCGGCGAACGGGTGTCGGACCAACTCGACGACGCCCTCCGGGCCATCGAGACCGACGACGACGCCCTCGCCACGGCTGTCATCGAGGGAGACGACGCCATCAACGAGCGCTACCTGGAACTCGAAGGCGACTGTATCGACCTCATCGCCCTCCAGCAACCGGTCGCGAGCGACCTCCGATTCGTCACCGCCTCGTTCAAGATCATCACCGAACTCGAACGGGTCGGCGACCTCGCGACCAACCTCTCGGCGTACGTCCACTCGGTCGACTCGCCACACTTTCCCGACGTGAGCCTCCTCGACGTCGGCCGACTCGCTCGCGAGATGGTCGACGAGGCGCTCGACGCCTACGACGGCGCGGACCCCGACCGCGCGGCGGCCGTCGTCGAACGCGACGACGAACTCGACGGCCTCTGTGAACGGGTCGCCGAGACAGTCGTCCTCGAACTGGTCGAGACGACAGAGACCTTCGCGGACGACGAACTGGCCGACCTGCTCTCGGAGGTGAACCTCCTCTTGCTCACGCTTCGGGACATCGAACGCGTCGGCGACCACGCCGTCAACATCGCCGCCCGGTCGTTCTACATGGTGACGAACCGGACGACGCTGCTGTACTGACCGGCTCGTGCGGTCGGCCTCGGTATTTCGCTCTCGGACGATATACATAGGACTAAATAGCAATATTGTCCCGTGGGAAAGTGATTTATAACCGGACCCACTCGACTCGGGTATGGCTCGACAAGCGTATCAGTCCCGCCTCCAGGGACTCCGCGACGAGGTGCTCTACATGGGCGAACTCGTCGCCGAACAGCTCCGGACGGGGTTCGACGCCCTCGAAGGGAAGGACGACGAGTTGGCACAGGCGGTCATCGACGGCGACGAGGAGATCAACGGACTCTACCTCGAACTCGAGAAGGAGTGTATCGACCTCATCGCGCTCCAACAGCCCGTCGCCGGCGACCTCCGCTTCATCGCGTCGTCGTTCAAAATCATCACCGACCTCGAACGCATCGGCGACCTCGCGACCAACCTCGGCGGCTACGCCCTCCAGGCCGAGCGCGATGCCTACCCCGAGGTCGACATCCGACGCATCGGCGACGCGACGCTCGAGATGCTCGAGCGGGCGCTCGAAGCGTACGCCAACGAGGACGTCGACGGCTGTTACGACATCGCCGACCGCGACGACGAGGTCGACGCGATGTGTCAGGTGGCGAGTCAGACCGTCGTGCGCTCGCTCCTCGAAGCCGACTCGTTGGAACAGGACGTCGACGAGACGTTCCAGGACGTCTCTCGGCTCTTCCTCACGATTCGCGACCTCGAGCGTGTCGGCGACCACGCCGTCAACATCGCCGCCCGCACACTCTACATGGTCGAGCAGAACGACGAACTGCTGTACTGACTCGACCGATACGGTCGCTTCTGGCCGGTCGGTCGCGGTGACGGAAGCTATAACGGACGGGCTCGAGTAGTCACGCGCAATGAGTCACGAGGACCGCGAGCCTGCGCCGAACTCACTCGCCGGCCGCTCGCTGGACGATGCTGTCGACGCCGTCGTGAACCGAGACGAGTCACACGACCCCGACGAGGTCCGTCGGGTACTCTCGTCGGTCACCGAGGACGGGGTCGTCTCGACCGACGCGGCCGACGACGCGGTTGCTCACCTCTCGAAGGTCGTCTCGACGCCAGAGACGCGGACCGAACTGGCGGCCATCGCGCTCGCGGATGCGAAGGAGGCCGCCGAACCGGTCGCCCACCTCGACGTCGTGCAGGCGCGACTCGACCAGTACCAGACGCGACTCGACGAACTGGAGGCGTACGTCCCCGACCTCGGCGAGGAACTCCAGGCCGTCGCCGCCGACGATGGGGACCTCTACGAACGCGCCGTGCGAATCCAGCGGCTCACCACGGCCGCCAACCGCACACAGGGGGCCGCCGACGAACTCCAGGTCGACCTCGAGGAGTTCGAGCGCTGGCTCTCGAACCAGACGGTTCGGTACGACGAGTTCGCCGACGAACTCGACGCGCTCGAAGGGTCCATCGAAGAACTCACCGCCCGGGCCGAGGAGGTCGCATCGGTTCTGGAGACGGCCACCGAGACGCACGTGACGCTGAACGAAGACCCCATGGCGTCCTGGGTGGACGTCAGCCTCCGTCACCGGGCGCTCGGACTCCTCTTCGACGACCTCCGTGCGGAACTCGAGACGCTCCGCGAGTGGCCCAACACCGAGTCCACCGACGGTGCGACCGACTTACAGGCGCGGCTCGCCGACCTCAGAACGCGGTGGGAGACGACCGGCGACCGCCTCGCGGCGGTCGGCTCGGACGAAGCCAGATACACTGACTTCCTCGAGGCCTTCGAGAACGACCTCGACGCGTACGAACCGCCGATCGACTGGCGCGAGGTGCAGTCGACGCTCGACGACTACCGCGAGCGTGTCGACGGGCTCGCGTAACCGTCCCCTCGACGAACCCCACCCGACCCGACAGTCCCGACGTCACAGCCGGTCGTCGCGCATCGCCGCCTGCAGGGCGACGTCGCCGATGGCGTCCCCGTGGTCGAGCGTTCTGCGGAGGGCGTCGAGACACCGTGCGACCGCGACGACGTCCCTCGTGGTGCTCGCCGACATCTCGCTTCGGTCGGCGACCAGTGCGTCCTCGAACGCCTCCAGGGTCGCCCGCGCCTCCGTACCGGTGTCGAGTATCTCGTGGACCCTGTCGGTGTCGCGGCCCTCGAGGACCGCGTTCGAGGCGCCCTCGACGATTCCCCGCGCGGTGTTCGAGAGGACGTCGAGTTCGGCGGCGACCGTCTCGGGGAGCGGCTCCGTCAGCCGTCGACCCGCGCGGGCGATGGTGACGCCGTTTCGTGCGACTCGCCTGAGCCGCCGGGCGGTCTCGTAATACTCGAACAGTTCGGGACGACTCGTCTCGACCCGGTCGACTTCCGCCAGCGAGACGAGCGCGCGACTGAAGTGCCGGACCACCATCCCACAGAGTCGGTCGGTCTCGGTCTCGCGTTCGCACAGCCGGTCGTACGCTCCCGCGTCGGCGTCGACGAACGACCCCGTGGCCTGCTCGTGGACGGAGAGGGCGACGTACTGGAGTTGGACGACGGATTGTCGGACCGAGACGTCGGAGGCGTCGAGCAGGTTCCGGACGGTCAGTTCGCCCTCCTGTTCGTCGACCAGTTCGGTCCCGACGAACTGGCGGACGAGCGACCGGACCGCCCGACACGTCTCGGCGTCGAACGGCTCTCCGGCGGTGAGCGTCACCCGCTCGAAGCCGACGGCCTGCGCCGCGCTGAGGGCACGCGCGACCTGTTCTCTCCCGCCGTCGACCTCGACGGTGATGGTCGAGAGCCCGTCGCTGTCTTTCGCGCGGCTCCGGACGACGATCGAGCCGTCGAGGTGGCTGTAGAGGTTGACAGGGGTCCCCGCCTCGAGGCCGCGGGCGGTCGCCCACTCCTTCGGAATCGAGACCGTGTACGTCCCGCCGCCGACCTGCTGGAGCTTTCGCGTCTCCATCGTCACCCACCGAACGTCGGCCGGTGACGAGACGGGCCGTCGACGTCCGACGAGCGGCTCCCGGTTGCTGTCATCGGTCACCCGAACTTGCCGCTGATGTAGTCTTCGACGCGCTGACTCTCGGGGTCTTCGAAGATCTTGTCCGTATCGTCGAACTCGACGAGTTCGCCCCCGGTGAGGAACACCGCCGTCTGGTCGGAGATCCGCGCCGCCTGCTGCATGTTGTGCGTCACGATGACGACCGTGTAGTCCTCCGAGAGCTGGTGGATGAGGTCTTCGATTTTCGAGGTGGCGATGGGGTCCAGTGCGGACGCGGGCTCGTCCATCAGCAACACCTCGGGGTCGGTCGCCAGCGCCCGTGCGATACAGAGCCGCTGTTGCTGGCCACCCGAGAGACCGAGCGCGTTGTCGTCGAGGCGGTCTTTGACCTCGCTCCACAGCGCGGCGTCGGTGAGACAGCGTTCGACGAGTTCGGCTTCCGCCTCCTCGTCGCTCCGACCGAGTAGCCGCGCGAGAAAGCCTTTCTCGATGTCGCCGTGCTTGCGCGGTCCGTACGAGATGTTGTCACGGATGCTCTTCGGGAACGGGTTCGGCGACTGGAACACCATGCCGACGCGCTTTCGCAACTCGACGAGGTTCACGCCGTCCTGGTATATCTCCTCTCCCTCCAGTCGGACGGAACCGTCGATGCGTGCGGACTTGATGCGGTCGTTCATCCGGTTGAGACACCGGAGGAACGTCGACTTCCCACACCCCGAGGGACCGATGAGTGCGGTGACGCTGTTCTCGGGGATCTCCATCGAGACGCCTTTGAGCGCGTGGTCGTCGCCGTAGTAGACGTCGAGGTCCTCGGCGGTGAGTTTCGCCTCGCCGTCGAACTCGTAGTCGACCCACTCCGGCCTGGCCTGTTCTTCGGTTTCGCCTGCAACCGTCTGCAGGGGTTGGCCGCTCTCGCTGTCGGTGCCGCTCGCCTTCTGTGATTGTCGTGTTTCACTCATTGTTACTCGTGCTGAAGTTTGCTCCGGAAGTAGTACCGGGTCGCGATGCCGATGGCGTAGAACGAGAGGACGACGACGAGAAGGACGAGCGCCGTCGCCCACCGGAACCCCTCGGGGTCAGCGACGCTGTCGCCCAGCCCCACGCCCGCCGTGATGAGTGCGAAGAGCTGGTAGGGCAGCGCCGACGTCGCCTGCAGGAGTTCGGGGTTGGCCACGAACGGCGGTGCCGACGTGAACTCGAAGCCACCGATCACGTCGACTGTCTGCGCGCCAGGGACGAACGTCCCGCCCGCCATCGTCAGCAGAATCGGTGCCGTCTCGCCGGCGATGCGACCGACGCCGAGGATGACGCCGGTGACCACACCCGGCAGTGCCGCCGGCAGGACCACGCTCTTGATCGTCTGCCACCGACTGACGCCGAGTGCCACGCTCGCATCACGGTACTCGTCGGGCACCGCGATCATCGCCTCACGAGACGTGATGACCACCAGCGGGAGGAGCATGAATCCGAGCGTGAGCATCCCCGCGAGCAGCGACTTCTGATTCCCGAACCGCGGAATGAGGAACGCGAAGCCGAACAGCCCGAAGACGATGCTGGGGGTGGACCACAGTCCGTTGGTCGCGACCTCGACGGCCTGGGTGAACCGTCCGCGTTCGGCGTACTCGGTGAGGAAGATCGCGGCGCCAACACCGAGCGGGACGGCGAACAGCACCGCGCCGATGACCAGCCAGAAGGTCCCGACGATGGCGGGGAGAACGCCCTGGAAGTCGTTCAACAGCGCCACACCGTTCATCACGAACGGGAGGGACAGCGGCAGCGTGAACGTGACGCCGAGGAGTGTCGTCTCCGGGCCAGCGCCGGCACCGAACTCGGCACCGGTCAAGAGCCCGGGAACTCCCTGGACCACGACGAACGCCACGAGGATGAACAGGAACGCGACGATCGAGATGGCGTTCAGGTAGATGAGCGTGTACGCGCCCATACGACGGCCACGTGCTCCGAACCCGCCGTACGCCTTCGCGGCCGCCCAGCCAGCGAACAGGGTGGCGAACAGCGTCGCGACCGGGATGACGAACTCGGCGGTGAGCGACGCAGACTGCTCCCAGCCGAGGTCCCACACCCACTGTGGGCCGACGGTGCCGGTCACGAACACGAGCCCGGTCAGGAGACAGAGCAGTCCGATCGGCACCGTCGAACCCACGTCTTCCCGGGTGACGACCGTGACCCCGAACGCTGCGGCACCAACGACGACGCCACCGACTAAGCCACCGACGGTTCCCAGTCCGAGGGTCTGGGAGGCGAAGCCGCCGGCGACGGTGAACCACGCGATGCCGGCGACGACGGCCACGATGAGTCCAGCGCTCGAACTGGGTTGTGTTTCAACGAACTCCAGCCGTGAGCCGATGCCGAACGTGATGACCGCCCCGCCGAGCAGGGCGAGGAGCCCGCCGAGGAGCGTCACGGCCGGGACGCCGACGATCCGGTCGGTGATAGTGACCCGCTCGAACAGCGCCGCCAGCGAGAGCGCGAACAGGATCGCCGAGAGACCGACGGCCGCTGCGGCGACGGCGTCCGCCCCGGTGGTTTCGCGCTCGACCAGTTCGTTTCGCGTCGCGCCCGCCATCAGACCTCACCTCCGAGCTTGCGCCGCATCCGCCACTCGATGTACTGCGCACCGATCGAGATGAAAAGCACCGTGACGAAGAGGATGACACCCGCGACGAACAGCGCGTCCATCTGCAGGCCGTCCGCCTCGCCGTAGTTGCGGGCGATGAGCGAGGTGAGTGTCTCCTGTCCGTAGAAGACGTTCACGAGCGGTTCGGTGAGTCTGGGAACGCCGCGGAGCATCACGGTCGCGGCCATCGTCTCCCCGATGGCCCGACCCACGCCGAGCAGGACTGCCGCCGAGACGCCCGAGAAGGCCGCAGGGATGGTGATCGAGGTCATGGTCTGCCAGTCGGTCGTCCCGACCGCGAGCGAGCCGCTCTTCATCGATTCTGGCACTGAAGAGAGGGCGTCCTCGGCGACCGAGACGACCGTGGGGAGGGCCATCAGTCCGACGACGATCCCCACGAACAGATACGTCCCCTGGCCGGTGAGATCGAACTGCTGGGAGGCCCACGGGCTGAGGACGGTAAAGCCGATGAAGCCGTAGACGATCGAGGGGATACCGGCGAGAATCTCGACGCCCGGCTTGACGAGTTCTCTCACTACCGGCGGGGCGATCTCCGAGAGGAACAGCGCCGCCGAGACGCCGAGCGGGGCGGCGACAGCCGTCGCGATGACTGTCACCAGCACCGTCCCGTGGATCATCGGAGCCATCGAGTACCTGATGGGGTCGGAGACGGCGTCCCACCGCGTCTCGATGAACAGCCGAAGTCCCGGGACGCTCACGCCGAACACGGTGGCGCTCTCGTACTGAACCACGGGAATCGCCTCGAGGAAGATGAACACGATGATCAGACCCAGTATCAAGAGCGTCGAGATCGTCGTGGTCAGGGTCAGTATCAGCGCGGTCTCCTCTTGATATCTGAACCAGCCGTACACCGACGAGCCGACGAACACGGCGAACGGTGCCACCGTGAGCGACGAGACGAGGAGGAACCCGACGAACGCCGCGAGCAGTGACAGCGCGATTACCGTGATGGTGACGAGCGCCCCTGTCGACGTGTCGTCGACGAAGTCTTCGACTCGAGTGAGTTGGCGCCGCACTTTCGTCTGTAAGCCGGTCCGTTCTCCATCCGTGACTGAGGTCATATTGTGTGTTGTGGACGTGTTGTGTGAGGTGTGGTAGAAAAAAGCGAAACGCGTCGATGCGCCGTCCGAACCGACTACTCGGTTTCGCTTACTGCTTCAGCTCCTCGAGCTGGCTCTTGAACTCCTCGAGGTCGCTCGTCGGGAGCGGGATGTAGTTGTTCTGCTCGACGAAGACGGACTGTCCGAACTGCGTCAGGAACATGTTGATGAACGCCGCCTCGCGCAGGTCGCGGCCGCCGCCACCGGGGTTGTCCTCCTCGATGAGCGTGTACATGTGGAGGTCGCGGTTGAGCGGGTAGCTGGAGTCGAAGATGGTGTTCTCCGCGTCTCGGTCCGGCTCGTACACCGTGCCCTCGAAGTCGATCGCGATGGGCTGGACCGACTCGCTCGTGAACGCAAGCGCCATGTACGCGATGGCACCCTCGTTCTGCTGGACGAGCTGGGCGACCTGCTGGTTCTGGCCCTGACGGGTGTCGACGTCCATCGGCGCGTCGGCGTCGCCGAGCATGTTGAGGCGGAACGACGTGTCCGTCCCGGAGCCCTCGGCACGACCGATCACGAAGATCTCTTGGTCGTAGTCGATGCCCTCGAGCTCGCTCCAGTTCGAGACCTCGCCCTGGAAGATTGCGCGGATCTGCTCGCCCGTGAGCTGGTCGACGCCGGCGTCGGCGACGTCGGAACTGACGACGACCGGCTGGCCGTCGCGGCCGACGACGTTGTCGACGACCGTGCTGTTGGCCTCTTCGTCCGACCAGTCGAGCTCGGCCGTGATGGGGCCGGAGGAGTTACCGATGTCGACGAGACCCTCGACGACGGCCTCACAGCCCGTCCCCGAGTGGCTCAGGCCGACCGTCGTCGGGAACGGCGGCGACGAGCGCTGCTCGGTCGGCTCGAAGCCGAACTGGCTCGCGAAGTAGTCGGCGATGAGCATGTCGGTCTCGATTTCGCTCCAGCCGGGGACCGTGCTCTCCGAGTTGGAGCCCCAGTACTCGCCGTCCGACGGCGGCGCGTTGGAGTTCCAGTACGAACTCCCCTTGTTCGAGATGGGGTAGACCGTCGAGGACCCCTCGGCGGTGAGGAGCGAGCTCGAGGAGCCCGAACTCGAACTCGACTCCGTCGAACCTTCCATCGACTCGCCGCTGCTCTCGGTCGATTCGCTCTCGCCGCCGCTGCTCGCTTCGGTTCCCCCGCCCCCGTCGCCCGACTGCCCGCTGCATCCCGCGAGACCGGCTGCGCCGACCGCGCCAGTCGTTGCGATGAAGTTCCGCCGCGATACCAGGTCGCTCAGACGATTACCCTCGTCCGTCATCACCTGAGTGAAGCCGAGATTTGATTAAAGCGGTTTATAATACCCGTATCGAGTCCTCACCGGCGTTCGGGAGCAGAAAGTTCGAACAGAGACGACCCCATCGATATATCACGAACATACGACTCACTCTCACTCATACGTCTCGATACTCTATATACACGCTCTCGTCACACGCCGTCACGACTGGCGCGGTGTGTCGGAGCGCCGCAGGCAGAAGCCGAACGACGGGCGCGCACACGACAGACGCGGACGAGTCGAGTCGCGTGGTGGGCCGTTACTGGAAGCCGATCCGGCCGTCACGCCGCTCGGTGAACGACTCGCGGCCGCCACCTTTGAACTGGTCCTGCATCCGCTCGTAGTAGTCCATCAGGTCGTCGGTGATGGTCGGCCGCACCGACTCCAGCGCCTTCCGGAAGTGACGCATCTCGATCTCGTCGGCGTCGGTGTCCTCGCGGAGTGCTTCGATGGCCGCTTCGCGCGCGATGGACTCGAGGTCGGAGCCGACGTACCCTTCCGTGATCTCGCTGATCTCACGCAGGCTGACGTCCGGCGCGAGCGGGCTGTTGCCCGTGTGAATCTTGAGGATCTCTTCTCGACCCTCCTCGCTCGGTTCGCCGACGAGGACGAGCCGGTCGAACCGGCCCGACCGGATGAGCGCCGGGTCGATCATATCTGGTCTGTTCGTCGCACCGATGACCATCACGTCGCCCATGTCTTCGAGGCCGTCGAGTTCGGTCAGCAGCTGGTTGACGACGCGCTCGGAGACGTTGTTCCCCATCTCCTGTCCGCGCGAGGGGGCGAGCGAGTCGAGTTCGTCGAAGAAGATGACCGTCGGCGCGACCTGCCGGGCCTTCCGGAACGTCTGCCTGATGGCCTTCTCCGACTCGCCGACCCACTTCGAGAGGAGCTGCGGTCCCCTGACGGAGATGAAGTTGGCGTTCGTCTCGTTGGCGACGGCCTTCGCGATGAGCGTCTTCCCCGTCCCGGGGGGGCCGTAGAGGAGCACGCCCTTCGGCGGTTCGATGCCCATCCGCTCGAACCGTTCGCGTTCGCGCAACGGCCACTCGATGCTCTCTTCGACCTGCTGTTTCGCCGCCTCTAGCCCGCCGACGTCGTCCCACGATATCTTGGGCAGTTCGACGAGGACCTCCCGCATCGCCGAGGGCTCCACCTCACCGAGCGCGCCGTTGAAGTCCGCGCGCTTGACGATCATCCGGTCGATGAGCGAGGGCGGGATGTCCTCCTCGTCGAGGTCGATCTCGGGGAGGTAGCGGCGAAGCGCCTTCATCGCCGCCTCCTTGGTGAGCGACTCGATGTCGGCGCCGACGAAGCCGTGGGTCTCGTCTGCGAGGTTGTCGAGGCTCACGTCGTCCGACAGCGGCATCCCGCGGGTGTGGATCTGCAGTATCTCCTTGCGCCCCTCCTCGTCGGGGACACCGATCTCGATCTCGCGGTCGAACCGACCGGGGCGACGGAGCGCGGGGTCGACGGAGTCGACGCGGTTCGTGGCCGCGATGACGATGACCTGGCCTCTCGTCTCCAACCCGTCCATCATCGTCAGCAGCTGGGCGACGACGCGGCGTTCGACCTCGCCCGTGACGTCCTCGCGTTTGGGGGCGATGGAGTCGAGTTCGTCGATGAAGATGATGGAGGGCGCTTCCTCGTTGGCGTCCTCGAAGATCTCTCGCAGCTGTTGTTCGGACTCCCCGTAGTACTTCGAGATGATCTCGGGGCCGGCGATGGAGAAGAAACTCGCGGAGGTCTCGTTGGCGACGGCCTTCGCCAGCAAGGTCTTCCCAGTCCCGGGCGGGCCGTGCAGGAGCACGCCCTGCGGCGGTTCGATGCCCAGCTTCTTGAATATCTGGGGGTGTTTCATCGGGAGTTCGACCATCTCCCGCACGCGCTGAATCTCGCCCTGGAGGCCGCCGATGTCCTCGTACGTGATGCCGCCGCCGGTCTTCTCGAAGCCCGAGATGGGCTCCTCGCGGAGTTCGACGTCGGTGTCCTCGGTGACGAGACAGACCCCGTCGGGTTCGGTCTCGACGGCGATGAGCGGAATCGCCTGCCCCGGCGACCGCATGAACGGGTGGTTCGTCGAACTCATCACCGGGACGATGTCGCGTTCGACGACGGGCCGTTTCAGTATCTGTCGCTTCACCATGCCCGCGGCGTCGGAGCCGAACTGGACCGACGCCTCTTCGGGCGGGGCGAGGACGAGTTTGTCCGCCTTTTTCGCTTCGGCCTTCCGGATGGTCACGCGCTCGCCGATACCGACGTCGGCGTTTTGCCGTGTGAAACCGTCGATTCTGACGGTATCGGTGTTCCAGTCCTGCCGGTCCGCGCGCCACACCTTCGCCGCCGTCGTCTCACCACCTTCGATCTCGATGATGTCACCAGGGGAGAGCTTGAGATGGAGCAACGTGTCCGGGTCAAGACGGGCGATACCACGACCCGAGTCGTTCGGGTACGCTTTCGCCACTTCGAGTTGCACTTCGTTCATGATTGATCCGCGAGGATTCCTCCGTAGATGTCCGTTTTTCGGCGACGCCGCTTCATAAGTGCTTTGTTAGGGGGGGTACCGGCCGTCTTCGCGGCCGTTCGCGTGTGTGTCACCGTATATCACGGTATGTGTGGACGGTATTAATCCCTACCGACAGGGGCACCGACTGCACGTATCGAGACCGCGTCGTGTCGGGCGCGACGCGATGCCCGACAGTATTTGAGCCTCGGTCGTCTCCACTCGCCTATGCGAACGCTCGCCTTCGACGGTCGGACCGGGGCCAGCGGTGACATGATACTCGCCGCACTCGTCGCGACCGGTGCCGACCCGGCCGTCTTGTCGCCCGTCGAGGACAGCCTCGACGTCGAGTATCAAATCGGGGAGACGACGCGCAACGGCATCGCGGCGACCACCGTCGACGTCGTCGTCTCGGGGGCGTCGACGGACGAGGTCCGTGGGGCGAACAGGGGTCACGACCACGACCACGACCACGGCCACGACCACACGCACGACCACGACCACGGCCACAGCCACACGCACGACACGGACACTGCCGAGGGTGCCGGCCCCGTCCGAACTCACGCCGCGGTCCTCGACATCGTCGCCGGCATGGACCTCGACGACGAGGTCGCTCGGCGCGCCCGCGCAGTCGTCGACCGACTCGCGGAGGCCGAGGCGACGGTTCACGGGACGTCCGTCGACGACATCCACTTCCACGAGGTCGGGGCCGA from Salinigranum halophilum encodes the following:
- the pstA gene encoding phosphate ABC transporter permease PstA, with amino-acid sequence MAGATRNELVERETTGADAVAAAAVGLSAILFALSLAALFERVTITDRIVGVPAVTLLGGLLALLGGAVITFGIGSRLEFVETQPSSSAGLIVAVVAGIAWFTVAGGFASQTLGLGTVGGLVGGVVVGAAAFGVTVVTREDVGSTVPIGLLCLLTGLVFVTGTVGPQWVWDLGWEQSASLTAEFVIPVATLFATLFAGWAAAKAYGGFGARGRRMGAYTLIYLNAISIVAFLFILVAFVVVQGVPGLLTGAEFGAGAGPETTLLGVTFTLPLSLPFVMNGVALLNDFQGVLPAIVGTFWLVIGAVLFAVPLGVGAAIFLTEYAERGRFTQAVEVATNGLWSTPSIVFGLFGFAFLIPRFGNQKSLLAGMLTLGFMLLPLVVITSREAMIAVPDEYRDASVALGVSRWQTIKSVVLPAALPGVVTGVILGVGRIAGETAPILLTMAGGTFVPGAQTVDVIGGFEFTSAPPFVANPELLQATSALPYQLFALITAGVGLGDSVADPEGFRWATALVLLVVVLSFYAIGIATRYYFRSKLQHE
- the pstC gene encoding phosphate ABC transporter permease subunit PstC; protein product: MTSVTDGERTGLQTKVRRQLTRVEDFVDDTSTGALVTITVIALSLLAAFVGFLLVSSLTVAPFAVFVGSSVYGWFRYQEETALILTLTTTISTLLILGLIIVFIFLEAIPVVQYESATVFGVSVPGLRLFIETRWDAVSDPIRYSMAPMIHGTVLVTVIATAVAAPLGVSAALFLSEIAPPVVRELVKPGVEILAGIPSIVYGFIGFTVLSPWASQQFDLTGQGTYLFVGIVVGLMALPTVVSVAEDALSSVPESMKSGSLAVGTTDWQTMTSITIPAAFSGVSAAVLLGVGRAIGETMAATVMLRGVPRLTEPLVNVFYGQETLTSLIARNYGEADGLQMDALFVAGVILFVTVLFISIGAQYIEWRMRRKLGGEV
- a CDS encoding PstS family phosphate ABC transporter substrate-binding protein, whose protein sequence is MTDEGNRLSDLVSRRNFIATTGAVGAAGLAGCSGQSGDGGGGTEASSGGESESTESSGESMEGSTESSSSSGSSSSLLTAEGSSTVYPISNKGSSYWNSNAPPSDGEYWGSNSESTVPGWSEIETDMLIADYFASQFGFEPTEQRSSPPFPTTVGLSHSGTGCEAVVEGLVDIGNSSGPITAELDWSDEEANSTVVDNVVGRDGQPVVVSSDVADAGVDQLTGEQIRAIFQGEVSNWSELEGIDYDQEIFVIGRAEGSGTDTSFRLNMLGDADAPMDVDTRQGQNQQVAQLVQQNEGAIAYMALAFTSESVQPIAIDFEGTVYEPDRDAENTIFDSSYPLNRDLHMYTLIEEDNPGGGGRDLREAAFINMFLTQFGQSVFVEQNNYIPLPTSDLEEFKSQLEELKQ
- a CDS encoding CDC48 family AAA ATPase, with the protein product MNEVQLEVAKAYPNDSGRGIARLDPDTLLHLKLSPGDIIEIEGGETTAAKVWRADRQDWNTDTVRIDGFTRQNADVGIGERVTIRKAEAKKADKLVLAPPEEASVQFGSDAAGMVKRQILKRPVVERDIVPVMSSTNHPFMRSPGQAIPLIAVETEPDGVCLVTEDTDVELREEPISGFEKTGGGITYEDIGGLQGEIQRVREMVELPMKHPQIFKKLGIEPPQGVLLHGPPGTGKTLLAKAVANETSASFFSIAGPEIISKYYGESEQQLREIFEDANEEAPSIIFIDELDSIAPKREDVTGEVERRVVAQLLTMMDGLETRGQVIVIAATNRVDSVDPALRRPGRFDREIEIGVPDEEGRKEILQIHTRGMPLSDDVSLDNLADETHGFVGADIESLTKEAAMKALRRYLPEIDLDEEDIPPSLIDRMIVKRADFNGALGEVEPSAMREVLVELPKISWDDVGGLEAAKQQVEESIEWPLRERERFERMGIEPPKGVLLYGPPGTGKTLIAKAVANETNANFISVRGPQLLSKWVGESEKAIRQTFRKARQVAPTVIFFDELDSLAPSRGQEMGNNVSERVVNQLLTELDGLEDMGDVMVIGATNRPDMIDPALIRSGRFDRLVLVGEPSEEGREEILKIHTGNSPLAPDVSLREISEITEGYVGSDLESIAREAAIEALREDTDADEIEMRHFRKALESVRPTITDDLMDYYERMQDQFKGGGRESFTERRDGRIGFQ